Proteins from a single region of Lelliottia sp. JS-SCA-14:
- the uhpT gene encoding hexose-6-phosphate:phosphate antiporter: MLAFLNQVRKPTLDLPLEMRRKMWFKPFMQSYLVVFIGYLTMYLIRKNFNIAQNDMISTYGLSMTQLGMIGLGFSITYGVGKTLVSYYADGKNTKQFLPFMLILSAICMLGFSASMGAGSVSLFMMIAFYALSGFFQSTGGSCSYSTITKWTPRRKRGTYLGMWNISHNLGGAGAAGVALFGANFLFDGHVIGMFIFPSIIALIVGFIGLRYGSDSPESYGLGKAEELFGEELSEEDKEAEDESMTKWQIFVEYVLKNKVIWLLCFSNIFLYVVRIGIDQWSTVYAFQELKLSKEVAIQGFTLFEVGALVGTLLWGWLSDLANGRRALVACVALALIIATLGVYQHASNQYVYLASLFALGFLVFGPQLLIGVAAVGFVPKKAIGAADGIKGTFAYLIGDSFAKLGLGMIADGTPVFGLTGWAGTFAALDAAAIACICLMAMVAVMEERKIRREKRIQKLKVA, translated from the coding sequence ATGCTGGCCTTTCTCAACCAGGTGCGCAAGCCGACCCTGGATCTGCCGCTCGAGATGCGGCGCAAAATGTGGTTCAAGCCGTTCATGCAGTCCTACCTGGTGGTCTTCATCGGCTACCTGACCATGTACCTGATCCGCAAAAACTTTAACATCGCCCAGAACGACATGATCTCCACCTACGGGCTGAGCATGACGCAGCTGGGGATGATTGGCCTCGGTTTCTCCATCACCTACGGTGTCGGCAAAACCCTGGTCTCCTATTACGCCGACGGTAAAAACACCAAGCAGTTCCTGCCGTTTATGCTGATCCTCTCCGCCATCTGTATGCTCGGCTTCAGCGCCAGCATGGGCGCGGGCTCCGTCAGCCTGTTTATGATGATCGCTTTCTACGCCCTGAGCGGTTTCTTCCAGAGTACCGGCGGGTCGTGCAGCTACTCGACGATCACCAAATGGACGCCGCGCCGCAAGCGCGGAACCTACCTCGGCATGTGGAACATCTCCCACAACCTCGGTGGGGCGGGTGCGGCAGGCGTGGCGCTGTTCGGTGCCAACTTCCTGTTCGACGGCCACGTGATCGGCATGTTTATCTTCCCGTCGATTATCGCCCTGATTGTTGGCTTCATCGGCCTGCGCTACGGCAGCGACTCCCCGGAATCCTACGGTCTGGGCAAAGCGGAAGAGCTGTTTGGCGAAGAGCTGAGCGAAGAGGATAAAGAGGCCGAAGACGAGTCGATGACCAAATGGCAGATCTTTGTTGAGTACGTGCTGAAAAACAAAGTCATCTGGCTGCTGTGCTTCTCTAACATCTTCCTGTACGTGGTGCGTATCGGTATCGACCAGTGGTCCACCGTGTATGCCTTCCAGGAGCTGAAACTCTCCAAAGAGGTGGCGATTCAGGGCTTTACGCTGTTTGAAGTCGGCGCGCTGGTGGGCACGCTGCTGTGGGGCTGGCTCTCGGATCTGGCGAACGGCCGTCGTGCGCTGGTGGCCTGCGTGGCGCTGGCGCTGATCATCGCGACGTTAGGGGTGTATCAGCACGCCAGCAACCAGTACGTCTACCTCGCGTCCCTGTTCGCCCTCGGCTTCCTGGTGTTTGGCCCGCAGCTGCTGATCGGTGTTGCCGCGGTTGGATTTGTGCCGAAAAAAGCGATCGGCGCTGCCGATGGGATTAAGGGCACCTTCGCGTATCTGATCGGTGACAGCTTCGCCAAACTGGGTCTCGGGATGATCGCCGACGGCACGCCAGTCTTCGGCCTGACCGGCTGGGCGGGCACCTTCGCCGCGCTCGACGCCGCCGCTATCGCCTGCATCTGCCTGATGGCGATGGTCGCAGTGATGGAAGAGCGCAAAATTCGCCGCGAAAAACGGATTCAGAAATTGAAAGTAGCTTGA
- the uhpB gene encoding signal transduction histidine-protein kinase/phosphatase UhpB — translation MSPYFSRLVSVVASFFIFSAAWFCLWSISLHLVERPELAVLLFPFGLRLGLMLQCPRGYWPVLLGAEWIMLVWLAQEVALAHLPLLMIGGVLTLLPVALISRYRHQRDWRTLLRQGAALIAAALLQSLPWIGKPDTLTALLLTLTGGLTLAPTCLVIWHYLTSTVWQPLGPALVSQPVNWRARHLIWYLLLFVVSLWLQLGLPAELSRFTPFCLALPIIALAWHYGWQGALIATLMNAIALIASQTWHDHPVDLLLSLLAQSLTGLLLGAGIQRLRELNQSLQNELARNRRLAERLLETEESVRQEVARELHDDIGQTITAIRTQAGIVQRLAPENIGVRQGGAHIEQLSLGVYDSVRRLLGRLRPRQLDDLSLEQAVRSLMREMELEDRGIVSHIDWAIDESGLSESQRVTLFRVCQEGLNNIVKHASASAVTLQGWQQDDRLMLVLEDDGCGLPPGSGQQGFGLAGMRERVTALGGTLTISCTHGTRVSVNLPLRYS, via the coding sequence ATGAGCCCGTATTTCTCGCGACTGGTCTCCGTCGTCGCCAGCTTTTTTATCTTCTCCGCCGCCTGGTTTTGTCTGTGGAGCATCAGCCTGCATCTGGTCGAGCGCCCGGAGCTGGCGGTGCTGCTGTTCCCGTTCGGTCTGCGTCTGGGGCTGATGCTGCAATGTCCGCGCGGCTACTGGCCAGTTTTGCTCGGCGCCGAGTGGATCATGCTGGTATGGCTGGCGCAGGAAGTGGCGCTGGCGCATCTCCCCTTATTGATGATCGGAGGTGTGCTGACGCTGCTCCCGGTGGCGCTGATCTCCCGCTATCGCCATCAGCGCGACTGGCGCACGCTGCTGCGTCAGGGCGCAGCGCTGATCGCCGCCGCGCTGCTGCAATCCCTGCCGTGGATCGGTAAACCCGACACTCTCACGGCCCTGCTGCTGACCCTCACCGGCGGGCTGACGCTGGCCCCGACCTGCCTCGTGATCTGGCACTATCTCACCAGCACCGTCTGGCAACCGCTCGGCCCGGCGCTGGTCTCCCAGCCGGTGAACTGGCGCGCGCGGCATCTCATCTGGTATCTGCTGCTGTTTGTGGTCAGCCTGTGGTTACAGCTCGGGCTGCCTGCGGAACTCTCCCGTTTTACGCCATTCTGCCTGGCGCTGCCGATTATCGCCCTGGCCTGGCACTACGGCTGGCAGGGGGCGCTGATCGCCACCCTGATGAACGCCATCGCGCTGATTGCCAGCCAGACGTGGCACGATCACCCCGTCGATTTACTCCTCTCGCTGCTGGCGCAAAGCCTGACCGGGCTACTGCTGGGGGCGGGGATCCAGCGTCTGCGCGAGCTGAACCAGTCCCTGCAAAACGAGCTGGCACGCAACCGCCGTCTGGCGGAGCGTTTACTGGAAACCGAAGAGAGCGTGCGCCAGGAAGTGGCGCGCGAGCTGCACGACGATATCGGCCAGACCATCACCGCCATCCGCACTCAGGCGGGGATTGTCCAGCGCCTGGCCCCGGAAAATATCGGCGTCCGCCAGGGCGGGGCGCATATCGAACAGCTTTCGCTTGGGGTGTACGATTCGGTGCGTCGTTTGCTGGGCCGACTGCGCCCGCGCCAGCTCGACGATCTCTCCCTTGAGCAGGCGGTGCGTTCCCTGATGCGCGAGATGGAGCTGGAAGATCGCGGCATCGTCAGCCACATCGACTGGGCGATCGATGAGTCGGGGCTGAGCGAAAGCCAGCGCGTGACGCTGTTCCGCGTCTGTCAGGAAGGGCTGAACAATATCGTCAAACACGCCAGCGCCAGCGCGGTCACGCTCCAGGGCTGGCAGCAGGACGACCGCCTGATGCTGGTTCTCGAAGATGACGGCTGCGGCCTGCCGCCCGGCTCCGGCCAGCAGGGTTTTGGCCTGGCGGGCATGCGCGAGCGCGTCACGGCGCTCGGTGGAACGCTGACGATCTCCTGCACTCACGGCACCCGCGTCAGCGTGAATTTGCCGCTGCGTTACTCGTAA
- a CDS encoding MFS transporter, which translates to MFTFLKTPASAAPIGDKHEIDARYRYWRRHILTTIWLGYALFYFTRKSFNAAAPEILASGVMTRTDIGLLATLFYITYGLSKFFSGIVSDRSNARYFMGLGLIATGVVNILFGFSTSLWAFALLWALNAFFQGWGAPVCARLLTAWYSRNERGGWWAIWNTAHNVGGALIPIMVGAAALHYGWRAGMMIAGTLAIFAGLFLCWRLRDRPETVGLPPVGDWRHDEMEIAQQQEGAGLTRKEILTKYVLLNPYIWLLSLCYVLVYVVRAAINDWGNLYMSETLGVDLVTANSAVTMFELGGFIGALVAGWGSDKLFNGNRGPMNLIFAAGILLSVGSLWLMPFASYVMQAACFFTTGFFVFGPQMLIGMAAAECSHKEAAGAATGFVGLFAYLGASLSGWPLARVIDIWHWSGFFAVIAIAAGISALLLLPFLNAQAPRETHEA; encoded by the coding sequence ATGTTTACCTTTTTGAAAACGCCCGCCAGCGCCGCGCCGATAGGCGACAAGCATGAGATCGACGCCCGCTACCGCTACTGGCGACGCCACATCCTGACCACCATCTGGCTCGGCTATGCCCTGTTCTACTTCACCCGCAAAAGTTTCAACGCCGCCGCGCCGGAAATCCTCGCCAGCGGTGTAATGACGCGCACGGACATCGGCCTGCTGGCGACGCTGTTTTACATCACCTACGGACTGTCGAAATTCTTCTCCGGGATCGTCAGCGACCGCTCCAACGCCCGGTATTTCATGGGGCTGGGGCTGATCGCCACGGGCGTGGTGAATATCCTGTTCGGTTTTTCCACCTCGCTTTGGGCCTTCGCCCTGCTGTGGGCGCTGAACGCCTTTTTCCAGGGCTGGGGCGCGCCCGTTTGCGCACGCCTGCTCACCGCCTGGTACTCCCGCAACGAGCGCGGCGGCTGGTGGGCGATCTGGAACACCGCCCATAACGTCGGCGGAGCGCTGATCCCCATCATGGTGGGCGCGGCTGCGCTGCACTACGGCTGGCGCGCCGGGATGATGATTGCCGGAACGCTGGCGATTTTCGCCGGGCTGTTCCTGTGCTGGCGCCTGCGCGACCGGCCTGAAACCGTCGGTCTGCCGCCGGTGGGTGACTGGCGTCATGACGAGATGGAGATCGCCCAGCAGCAGGAAGGCGCAGGCCTGACGCGCAAGGAGATCCTCACCAAATACGTGCTGCTGAACCCGTACATCTGGCTGCTTTCTCTGTGTTACGTGCTGGTCTACGTGGTGCGCGCGGCGATCAACGACTGGGGCAATCTGTATATGTCCGAGACCCTGGGCGTCGACCTGGTGACCGCCAACTCGGCGGTGACGATGTTTGAGTTGGGCGGATTTATCGGCGCGCTGGTGGCGGGCTGGGGATCGGACAAACTGTTTAACGGTAACCGCGGCCCGATGAACCTGATTTTTGCCGCCGGGATTTTGCTCTCCGTCGGCTCCCTGTGGCTGATGCCGTTCGCCAGCTACGTGATGCAGGCGGCGTGCTTCTTCACCACCGGATTCTTCGTCTTTGGCCCGCAGATGCTGATCGGCATGGCGGCGGCGGAGTGTTCGCATAAAGAGGCGGCGGGCGCGGCGACCGGGTTTGTCGGCCTGTTTGCCTATCTCGGCGCGTCCCTCTCCGGCTGGCCGCTGGCGCGGGTGATCGACATCTGGCACTGGAGCGGATTTTTCGCGGTGATCGCCATCGCGGCGGGGATTTCTGCTCTGCTGTTGCTGCCGTTTCTGAACGCCCAGGCGCCGCGCGAGACTCACGAAGCGTGA